In Dyadobacter sp. NIV53, a single window of DNA contains:
- a CDS encoding antibiotic biosynthesis monooxygenase, translated as MSDITKPGGLEMTTFKLEKGKTYKNFIAANADVDSWLKKQPGFQSRQIAQQPDGTIIDVLIWDSQEDGTDAMHRLMDELSDSPVHDLIDQRTVSWNIYPVYHKI; from the coding sequence ATGTCAGATATAACTAAACCAGGTGGTCTGGAAATGACGACCTTTAAATTGGAAAAAGGAAAGACATATAAGAATTTTATAGCGGCCAATGCAGATGTAGATTCCTGGTTAAAAAAACAACCGGGTTTCCAGTCCAGACAAATCGCACAGCAGCCTGACGGCACCATCATCGATGTACTCATCTGGGATTCGCAGGAGGATGGGACCGATGCGATGCACCGCCTGATGGATGAACTTTCCGATTCACCTGTTCATGATCTCATCGATCAGCGAACCGTATCCTGGAATATATATCCGGTTTATCACAAGATCTAA
- a CDS encoding AraC family transcriptional regulator, which yields MKKENTPQVIQSVSELLRMLELPRPMHPLVALVDYKDIRADTTHLGKGYVLNFYKISFKKHFAGQIRYGQGYYDFEEGGLSFTAPNQLITAAEEEKDYSGYTLLFHPDFIRSYPIGKNIVNYGFFSYSVAEALYLSDKEKKVIFSVFDAIAIELENNIDHFSQDVLITQIELLLNYSNRFYNRQFITRKTVHNDLIGEMESYLTEFFETEKSLFEGPPTVQQLADHLKVSPRYLSDMLRSLTGQTTQQHIHNKLINQAKDILSTTNLTIAEIAYQLGFEYPQSFNKLFKSKTKISPLEYRQAFNN from the coding sequence ATGAAGAAGGAAAATACTCCGCAAGTCATCCAAAGTGTATCCGAACTACTCCGGATGTTGGAACTTCCAAGACCTATGCACCCACTTGTAGCACTGGTTGACTATAAAGATATCCGGGCAGACACCACGCATCTTGGAAAAGGATACGTGCTGAATTTTTACAAGATATCCTTTAAAAAACATTTTGCAGGCCAAATACGGTACGGACAGGGGTATTATGATTTTGAAGAAGGGGGTCTTTCCTTTACAGCACCGAATCAGTTAATTACAGCGGCAGAAGAAGAAAAAGATTACAGCGGCTACACCTTGTTGTTCCATCCTGATTTTATCCGCAGTTATCCAATCGGAAAGAACATTGTCAATTATGGCTTCTTTTCTTATTCAGTGGCAGAAGCCCTGTACTTATCCGATAAGGAAAAGAAGGTTATATTTTCGGTATTCGATGCGATCGCGATTGAACTCGAGAACAATATTGACCATTTTAGCCAGGATGTGCTCATCACACAAATAGAGCTTCTGCTCAATTACAGTAACCGTTTTTACAACCGGCAATTCATCACCCGGAAAACAGTTCATAACGATCTGATCGGGGAAATGGAGTCGTACCTGACCGAATTCTTTGAAACGGAAAAATCACTGTTTGAAGGACCGCCGACGGTGCAGCAGCTCGCAGATCACCTCAAAGTTTCACCCCGTTACCTGAGCGACATGCTTCGGTCTCTTACCGGACAAACGACCCAACAGCATATTCATAACAAACTGATTAACCAAGCCAAGGATATTCTCAGCACAACCAATCTGACCATTGCTGAAATTGCTTATCAACTTGGTTTCGAGTACCCGCAATCCTTCAATAAACTTTTTAAAAGTAAAACCAAAATATCCCCTCTTGAATACCGCCAGGCATTTAACAACTAA
- a CDS encoding DUF4136 domain-containing protein, producing the protein MKKLCMVLLIGLYGCSPAIRAYYDYDKADNVQNYKTFTWEGASQTEKKGNPLYYSELNDKRIRAAASDLMQAKGYVRTDQNPDLTLHYHIVMEERSMLTPDPYGYMYGDYFMRPRSDVFSYREGTLIIDFMSTKNQNLVWRGWAVAAMEVVLYDTKDTDILIRSAVAKIFQNFPESKGDIDPTVTFREQ; encoded by the coding sequence ATGAAAAAGCTATGCATGGTTTTGTTGATCGGTTTATACGGTTGTAGTCCTGCGATTCGCGCATATTATGATTACGACAAGGCGGATAACGTCCAAAATTATAAGACCTTCACCTGGGAGGGGGCAAGTCAAACGGAGAAAAAAGGCAATCCGTTATATTACAGCGAATTGAACGATAAACGGATAAGAGCAGCCGCCAGCGACCTGATGCAGGCAAAAGGGTATGTCCGTACCGACCAGAATCCTGACCTCACGCTGCACTATCACATTGTAATGGAAGAGCGCTCAATGCTGACTCCGGATCCTTACGGCTATATGTATGGCGATTACTTCATGCGTCCCAGATCCGACGTATTCAGCTACCGCGAAGGAACTTTGATCATTGACTTCATGAGTACAAAAAACCAAAATCTGGTCTGGCGCGGATGGGCGGTTGCCGCCATGGAAGTAGTGCTTTACGACACCAAAGACACGGATATCCTGATCAGATCAGCAGTAGCAAAAATTTTTCAAAATTTTCCTGAATCGAAAGGAGATATTGATCCAACTGTCACTTTTCGTGAACAGTAA
- a CDS encoding SDR family NAD(P)-dependent oxidoreductase, which produces MKKFENKIAVITGGNSGMGFGTAKVLKDLGATVIITGRRKEALDQAAQELGVTAILSDQAKLEDIDSLVKEVTEKFGKVDILYINAGISGTSSIELETPENFDKINDVNYKGVYFTLSKFIPYLNDGASVVVLSSVLASTVGAGLSVYSASKAAVNSIVKTAALELASRKIRVNSISPGAIDTELFSKMGMDDETLNGMTDYLIGLTPLGRIGKPSEIGQLVAFLSSDEASFITGSDHIIDGGSTLL; this is translated from the coding sequence ATGAAAAAATTTGAAAATAAGATAGCAGTCATTACAGGCGGAAACAGTGGCATGGGTTTCGGAACAGCAAAAGTTCTTAAAGATTTGGGTGCCACCGTTATCATTACAGGTAGAAGAAAAGAGGCTCTTGACCAGGCCGCCCAGGAACTGGGAGTTACGGCGATTTTATCAGATCAGGCAAAGCTTGAAGACATTGATAGTCTGGTAAAGGAGGTGACGGAAAAATTCGGAAAGGTTGACATTCTCTATATCAATGCGGGCATATCGGGAACATCCTCCATTGAACTTGAAACACCGGAAAACTTCGACAAGATCAACGACGTCAATTACAAGGGAGTTTACTTTACTTTGAGTAAATTCATTCCTTATCTTAATGACGGTGCATCTGTTGTGGTTCTTTCCTCAGTCCTGGCTTCCACAGTGGGTGCGGGATTAAGTGTTTACAGCGCAAGCAAAGCAGCAGTTAATTCTATCGTAAAAACAGCCGCATTGGAACTTGCATCAAGAAAAATCAGGGTGAATTCAATTAGTCCGGGTGCAATTGACACTGAATTATTCAGCAAAATGGGTATGGATGATGAAACCTTAAATGGCATGACCGACTACCTGATAGGCTTAACGCCTTTGGGCCGTATCGGAAAACCGAGCGAAATAGGTCAGCTCGTTGCTTTCCTATCGAGTGATGAGGCGTCATTCATTACCGGTTCTGATCATATTATTGATGGAGGATCGACATTACTTTAA
- a CDS encoding SDR family oxidoreductase: MEKKILITGATGNLGGLVLESLLNKTAAKNIAVMLRSELHAEIFESKGIEIRIGNYDDSESMINAFEGIGILYFVSGPDLEGRLVQHENVVAAAIQAKVGHVVYTSFSRKDGHENHPLLTLAQGHIIAEDAIRASAIPYTILLNNYYMEVIPLFVGENILTAKTIFFPASQGKSGFIARRDIAELSAEILTTPGHENKVYEASGEVAYTFEEVAQLITEVSGTKIDYVSPTEIDFENTLKNYGVPQTGIEISTLSARAIVEGEFEKTSDTFRRITGKEPVSLPDFLKELYGAKIK; encoded by the coding sequence ATGGAGAAGAAAATTCTGATTACCGGGGCTACTGGAAATTTGGGCGGACTTGTACTTGAATCATTATTAAATAAAACGGCAGCTAAAAACATAGCGGTGATGCTAAGGAGTGAACTTCATGCCGAAATATTTGAAAGCAAGGGGATTGAAATTCGCATTGGAAATTACGATGATAGTGAATCAATGATCAACGCTTTTGAAGGCATCGGCATACTATATTTTGTTTCCGGCCCGGATCTTGAAGGCCGTTTGGTTCAACATGAAAATGTAGTAGCGGCTGCAATACAGGCAAAGGTTGGTCATGTGGTGTATACCAGTTTTTCCAGAAAAGATGGTCACGAAAATCACCCTCTATTAACACTCGCTCAGGGCCACATTATTGCAGAAGACGCCATCAGGGCATCGGCAATACCGTACACAATTTTACTGAATAACTATTACATGGAAGTTATCCCGCTCTTTGTCGGGGAAAATATACTTACAGCCAAAACCATATTCTTTCCGGCATCACAGGGAAAAAGTGGATTCATTGCCCGCAGAGACATTGCAGAACTATCTGCCGAAATCCTGACAACTCCGGGCCACGAAAACAAAGTCTATGAAGCAAGTGGCGAGGTAGCCTACACCTTTGAAGAAGTGGCACAACTAATTACAGAGGTAAGCGGAACAAAGATCGACTATGTTTCGCCAACAGAAATAGATTTCGAGAATACATTAAAAAATTATGGAGTACCACAAACTGGAATCGAAATTAGCACTTTGTCTGCCAGAGCCATTGTGGAAGGAGAATTCGAAAAAACATCTGACACTTTCAGGCGTATCACAGGCAAAGAGCCTGTAAGTTTACCGGACTTTTTGAAAGAATTATATGGGGCAAAGATTAAATAA
- a CDS encoding universal stress protein, with the protein MKKILVPCDFSPCCENALRFAIELAGKCHAEVIILTILKLPEKLSDAKDLDLYRKLARVGFEKIKKTYRLPIRIRHEITVGKILPEILGCINRKNIDLVVMGTKGSRGWEQIFMGSNTEKVVRASPVPVLSIKGLTAVGSIKNIVLPCDLRHHQFEFIEQLKFLQKTFQAKLHLLRINTDVRVENSSLESRLREYIIHYGLDDTTCNVRFDDDERAGIVHFAKEMNADMIAMSTHGNLDAGHLFATSIAADVVNHANMPVWTCAVNKRLAEPKPPITEKRASTHKPLSSKLTIP; encoded by the coding sequence ATGAAAAAGATCCTTGTGCCGTGCGATTTCTCACCCTGCTGTGAAAATGCGTTGAGATTTGCCATAGAACTGGCAGGCAAATGCCATGCTGAGGTGATCATTCTAACCATTTTGAAACTCCCGGAGAAACTCTCCGATGCTAAGGATCTTGATTTATACAGAAAACTGGCCAGAGTTGGTTTTGAAAAAATTAAAAAGACTTACCGGCTTCCCATCAGGATCAGGCACGAAATTACCGTGGGAAAAATATTACCGGAGATACTCGGATGTATAAACAGGAAGAACATTGACCTGGTTGTGATGGGAACGAAAGGCTCCCGAGGTTGGGAACAGATATTCATGGGTTCGAATACTGAAAAAGTGGTTAGGGCCTCGCCAGTTCCGGTGTTGTCGATTAAGGGACTAACTGCGGTTGGTTCAATAAAAAATATCGTTCTTCCCTGCGATCTGAGACATCACCAATTTGAATTCATAGAGCAATTAAAATTCCTCCAAAAAACTTTTCAGGCTAAACTTCACTTGCTGCGTATAAACACGGACGTCAGGGTCGAAAATAGCTCGCTCGAATCCCGGCTGCGGGAATACATCATTCATTATGGACTTGACGATACGACCTGCAACGTCAGGTTTGACGATGATGAGCGGGCGGGAATCGTCCACTTCGCAAAGGAAATGAATGCAGATATGATCGCTATGTCAACACACGGCAATCTTGATGCCGGGCATTTGTTTGCCACCAGCATTGCAGCAGATGTAGTGAATCATGCCAATATGCCTGTCTGGACTTGTGCTGTAAACAAGAGACTTGCCGAGCCTAAGCCGCCAATAACCGAAAAACGTGCCTCGACCCATAAACCACTAAGTTCAAAATTAACCATACCATGA
- a CDS encoding SDR family NAD(P)-dependent oxidoreductase has product MDLKIKGKRALITGSSSGLGEAIASMLASEGAEVIIHGRDEERTKSVTDKINKFGGKAEYAIGDLTTEDGADRVVAAALANGQVDILINNAGVYRGQPWLDVTPKEWLDTYNINVVSGIRMTQRLLPQMRKLGWGRVVQIGGITAIQPMAIQPDYNAAMAARHNLTVSLARELKGSGITSNTVAPGAMLVESVKKLILGMAKQNNWGDNWDEIEKNAAAQFLQNDTGRFGRPEEVAGAVAYLMSPYADNITGSIVRVDGGQTFSV; this is encoded by the coding sequence ATGGACTTAAAAATTAAAGGAAAAAGAGCATTAATTACCGGATCAAGTTCTGGTCTGGGAGAAGCAATTGCTAGTATGCTGGCGAGCGAAGGCGCTGAGGTGATTATTCATGGTCGTGATGAAGAGAGGACCAAATCGGTTACAGATAAGATTAATAAATTTGGTGGAAAGGCCGAATACGCGATAGGAGACCTGACAACCGAAGACGGCGCTGATCGTGTGGTAGCCGCAGCTTTGGCCAATGGACAGGTCGATATTCTGATCAACAATGCAGGGGTTTACCGTGGGCAGCCCTGGTTGGATGTGACACCGAAAGAATGGCTGGATACTTACAATATCAACGTGGTATCAGGTATAAGAATGACTCAGCGTTTGCTTCCTCAAATGCGTAAACTTGGTTGGGGAAGGGTAGTTCAGATCGGCGGTATAACGGCGATCCAGCCTATGGCAATTCAGCCGGACTATAATGCGGCAATGGCGGCAAGGCATAACCTGACGGTATCACTTGCCAGGGAGCTGAAAGGTTCAGGCATTACTTCTAATACGGTTGCGCCGGGAGCAATGTTGGTAGAATCCGTAAAAAAACTGATCCTTGGCATGGCAAAACAAAATAATTGGGGAGATAACTGGGATGAAATTGAAAAAAATGCAGCAGCCCAATTCTTGCAAAATGATACGGGAAGATTTGGTAGGCCAGAAGAAGTGGCAGGCGCGGTAGCTTATCTGATGAGCCCGTACGCTGATAACATTACGGGATCGATCGTTCGTGTAGACGGAGGTCAAACTTTTTCAGTCTAG
- a CDS encoding universal stress protein, whose amino-acid sequence MKTIVLATDFSKESASASEFAVKIAGILKSRLLILHVYKSSFHIPTWTDLPVPEEDKAKLKSMRQLYHLRKRLREFSGKSVEIILSAREGDAIDTIKEVTSEQHVDLLIMGTAGAKSPGYTYFGSKATELILQITVPLLLVPPKAHFSQFEKMVLAADLRHPVNAAALENVIHFCKEFGATLDVVCISEEPSDPKTLETGQHIRNLMLSIPHTMSIVSGHNATAKIMDFATDNHADLLIMLPRQHNKLLYAVLESNTQQIARQADISVMAVM is encoded by the coding sequence ATGAAAACCATTGTCCTAGCCACCGATTTTTCAAAAGAATCAGCATCCGCCTCCGAGTTCGCAGTAAAAATCGCGGGGATTTTAAAGTCACGTCTGCTGATTTTGCACGTTTATAAGTCATCATTCCATATTCCAACCTGGACGGATCTGCCTGTTCCAGAAGAAGACAAAGCGAAGCTCAAAAGTATGCGCCAGTTGTACCACCTTCGGAAACGGCTTAGGGAATTTTCCGGAAAGTCAGTAGAGATAATCCTGTCCGCAAGGGAAGGCGACGCCATCGACACTATTAAAGAAGTAACAAGCGAGCAACATGTCGACTTGCTTATCATGGGCACTGCTGGTGCAAAATCTCCGGGCTATACTTATTTTGGCAGCAAGGCTACCGAGCTGATTTTACAGATTACGGTGCCTCTACTCCTGGTTCCGCCAAAAGCACACTTCTCTCAATTTGAAAAAATGGTACTGGCTGCCGATCTGAGACACCCTGTCAATGCAGCCGCACTGGAAAATGTGATACATTTTTGCAAAGAGTTCGGGGCGACCTTAGACGTCGTATGCATCAGCGAGGAGCCTTCCGACCCGAAAACCCTTGAAACCGGCCAGCATATCCGTAATCTTATGTTATCTATCCCTCATACAATGAGTATTGTTTCGGGACATAATGCGACTGCGAAAATAATGGACTTTGCCACAGACAACCATGCCGACCTGCTCATTATGCTTCCCAGACAACACAACAAGCTTTTATATGCAGTGCTGGAAAGCAATACACAACAGATTGCCAGACAGGCTGATATATCTGTAATGGCAGTGATGTAA
- a CDS encoding universal stress protein encodes MKKILVPCDFSDSARQAYKFAIDLAAANGGEVILVKIIDLTPVYVESLDSNPYYLHVTSVLKELEVDAWDDFEVFTKAIDAKNVKVTFVTEQGTVCQTLLNQIHKQEADLVVMGTRGVHGLKEFLLGSNTEKIVQCAPVPVFVIHHAQSFSRIKNIIFPTEIDLTQNAIVEKIKALQAFFNATLHLLYIKTPVNDEKIEELEMSLGNMARFYDLTNYTINVREHNNEEDGILKFSTALSNSIIAMGTHGNKGLKHFMAGSIAESVANHSKETIWTYSIGAQQ; translated from the coding sequence ATGAAAAAGATCCTCGTGCCCTGCGACTTCTCAGATTCTGCAAGACAAGCTTACAAGTTTGCTATTGATCTTGCTGCTGCCAATGGCGGCGAGGTAATTTTGGTAAAGATTATAGATCTCACACCTGTATATGTTGAAAGCCTGGATTCGAATCCTTATTATTTGCATGTGACGTCTGTGTTAAAAGAACTGGAAGTGGATGCCTGGGATGATTTTGAGGTTTTTACAAAAGCAATAGATGCTAAAAATGTGAAAGTAACTTTTGTAACTGAGCAAGGCACGGTATGCCAGACATTACTGAACCAGATCCACAAACAAGAAGCAGACCTTGTGGTGATGGGCACACGCGGCGTACATGGATTGAAAGAATTCTTATTAGGCTCCAATACTGAAAAAATTGTTCAATGTGCACCTGTTCCGGTATTTGTCATTCACCATGCGCAAAGTTTTTCCAGGATCAAAAACATCATTTTTCCTACTGAAATTGATCTGACTCAAAATGCAATAGTCGAAAAAATTAAAGCACTGCAGGCCTTTTTCAATGCAACCCTTCATTTATTATATATTAAAACACCAGTCAATGATGAAAAAATTGAGGAACTGGAAATGAGTCTGGGAAACATGGCCCGCTTCTACGATCTGACCAATTATACAATCAATGTCCGGGAACATAACAATGAGGAAGATGGTATACTAAAATTCTCAACTGCTTTAAGTAACTCCATTATAGCAATGGGCACGCACGGGAATAAGGGACTTAAGCACTTCATGGCCGGTAGCATTGCTGAAAGTGTTGCGAACCATTCAAAGGAAACGATCTGGACGTATTCAATTGGGGCTCAGCAGTGA
- a CDS encoding helix-turn-helix domain-containing protein has product MIRKEIKKDFDMADCGIRNLLDRVGDKWSLMIMDILGSDGTLRFSELDHKIESISQKMLTVTLKSLETDGLINRKMYPQIPPKVEYSLTDLGRTLLPAITMLKNWAVESMPAILEARSRMESKKNI; this is encoded by the coding sequence ATGATTCGAAAAGAAATAAAAAAAGATTTTGACATGGCTGATTGCGGTATCCGTAATCTCCTTGACCGTGTTGGGGACAAATGGTCTTTGATGATTATGGACATTTTGGGAAGCGACGGAACACTGCGTTTTAGTGAACTGGATCACAAAATAGAAAGCATATCACAAAAGATGCTCACTGTAACACTGAAAAGTCTGGAAACGGACGGGCTTATCAACCGAAAGATGTATCCCCAGATTCCGCCCAAGGTTGAATATTCGCTTACTGATCTTGGCAGAACACTACTGCCTGCCATTACTATGCTGAAAAACTGGGCAGTAGAAAGTATGCCGGCTATTTTGGAAGCAAGAAGCAGAATGGAATCGAAGAAAAATATATAG
- a CDS encoding nuclear transport factor 2 family protein: MITFQETSDKFAVIETLYRFAAGLDLRDNDLLASAFATDATSDFRPAGKKAGFEYPVLEGRENIVAALMGSLSQIDTTYSVSNPRVTIDGDKAVLDALVEAQHVPSSDHTRHYLMKNRYDVELVRQGEVWVIQIVTIDNIWRTGDPGVLTGI; encoded by the coding sequence ATGATCACTTTTCAGGAAACCTCAGATAAATTTGCCGTAATTGAGACGCTGTACCGCTTTGCTGCGGGACTGGACCTGCGGGATAACGACCTTCTTGCATCTGCTTTTGCAACGGATGCTACATCCGATTTCAGGCCGGCAGGAAAAAAAGCTGGCTTTGAATATCCGGTGCTGGAAGGCAGGGAAAACATTGTCGCCGCGCTGATGGGGTCACTCAGTCAAATCGATACCACGTATTCGGTAAGCAATCCGAGGGTAACAATCGACGGAGATAAGGCCGTTTTGGACGCACTCGTCGAAGCGCAACACGTGCCTTCCAGCGACCATACGCGGCACTATTTAATGAAAAATCGGTACGACGTTGAACTTGTGAGGCAGGGCGAAGTATGGGTTATTCAGATCGTCACAATTGATAATATCTGGCGTACGGGCGATCCTGGCGTTCTTACAGGAATCTAA
- a CDS encoding helix-turn-helix domain-containing protein, producing the protein MEKIKSMVEEQVDCSKILFAIQDALDLISGKWKIKVISVLLYGKKNFTDLQKQIDGLGSKMLSKELQDLEINGLITRTVNITKPITVSYELTAYGHTLEPIIKVLADWGTEHRHKIKVGDL; encoded by the coding sequence ATGGAGAAAATTAAATCAATGGTTGAAGAGCAGGTTGATTGTTCGAAGATACTTTTTGCAATACAGGACGCGCTTGATCTGATAAGCGGTAAATGGAAGATCAAGGTGATCAGCGTTCTGCTTTATGGTAAAAAGAATTTTACAGATTTACAGAAACAGATTGACGGTCTTGGGTCCAAAATGCTTTCAAAAGAGCTGCAAGACCTAGAAATTAACGGGCTTATCACACGGACCGTTAACATCACCAAGCCCATTACTGTAAGTTACGAATTGACAGCCTACGGCCACACATTGGAGCCGATCATCAAAGTGCTTGCAGATTGGGGAACAGAGCACCGGCATAAGATTAAGGTGGGTGATCTCTGA
- a CDS encoding MFS transporter, with translation MPTTIIHKKTALAVILTVQLMLAMDFLIVVISLKDIQADLGFTSTDLSWIPNAFGLAFGGLLLLGGRLGDMIGQVKAFRIGVAIFVLASLAGGLALSPPILILARVFQGIGSALAAPSVLALITILAENEAEKNRGLSLFIAVSSTGASLGLILGGALTEYMSWRWSLLINVPIGAFAFAVIAFLVPETIKVKGKLDFFGALTGALGFTVLVFGFISAGENSWTSDITIASFVSAVILLLLFVWIESKVAEPLLDLSILNSKQRRGGLAVMAVIVGMHFAALFLILQYFQEVLGYNPLLAGCAYLPLTTVVSIVSQFVPRLVAKFGVRFLLITGSMLVAVSFVGFSQLTSTSTYMGDVLLPLFVHSLGIALVFVPGSIVILDGVDDQEAGILSGVLQISQQIGGAIGIAAIISIYTANLLPEDFSSGFNAAFLIAAGISITGAIITIFTIPEKQLEISK, from the coding sequence ATGCCAACTACTATAATTCATAAAAAAACTGCCTTAGCCGTTATACTTACCGTTCAGCTCATGCTGGCGATGGACTTTCTGATCGTTGTCATTTCATTAAAAGACATTCAGGCTGACCTGGGTTTTACTTCAACCGATTTATCATGGATACCGAATGCTTTCGGTCTGGCGTTTGGAGGATTGCTGCTTTTAGGAGGCCGGCTAGGTGATATGATCGGACAGGTAAAAGCCTTTCGGATCGGGGTAGCAATTTTTGTGCTTGCTTCCCTTGCAGGAGGCCTGGCATTGTCACCTCCCATATTGATCTTAGCTCGTGTCTTTCAAGGTATAGGCTCAGCATTGGCTGCTCCGAGTGTTCTGGCTTTGATTACCATTTTGGCTGAAAATGAAGCCGAAAAAAATCGCGGACTGTCTCTTTTTATTGCCGTATCTTCCACCGGGGCATCGTTGGGACTGATTTTGGGTGGAGCCTTAACAGAATACATGTCCTGGCGTTGGTCGCTGCTTATTAATGTACCCATCGGAGCATTTGCATTTGCAGTGATTGCTTTTCTTGTCCCGGAAACTATAAAGGTAAAGGGAAAACTAGATTTTTTTGGCGCTTTAACGGGAGCTTTGGGCTTTACTGTGCTCGTGTTCGGCTTCATTAGCGCAGGTGAAAATAGCTGGACGTCGGATATCACTATTGCTAGTTTCGTCAGCGCGGTGATCCTGCTTTTACTTTTTGTCTGGATAGAATCGAAAGTTGCAGAACCGCTTTTAGATCTGAGTATCCTAAACTCAAAACAACGACGTGGGGGCTTGGCTGTAATGGCGGTGATTGTTGGGATGCATTTTGCAGCATTGTTTTTAATCCTTCAATATTTTCAAGAAGTCTTGGGTTACAATCCATTGTTGGCAGGATGCGCTTATCTGCCTCTGACAACGGTCGTTTCAATCGTGTCTCAGTTCGTCCCACGCCTTGTTGCTAAATTTGGAGTCCGCTTTCTTTTAATAACCGGAAGTATGCTGGTGGCGGTAAGTTTCGTCGGTTTTTCACAATTAACCAGCACGAGCACTTACATGGGAGATGTGCTTCTGCCTTTATTTGTTCACAGCTTAGGTATTGCATTGGTGTTTGTACCAGGAAGCATTGTCATTCTGGATGGCGTTGATGATCAGGAGGCTGGAATATTATCCGGGGTCTTACAGATCAGTCAACAGATTGGTGGTGCTATTGGGATAGCTGCTATCATTTCTATTTATACGGCAAATCTGCTTCCTGAGGATTTTTCGTCCGGGTTTAATGCCGCATTCTTAATCGCTGCAGGTATTTCGATTACGGGTGCTATCATTACTATTTTCACCATTCCGGAAAAACAACTTGAAATAAGCAAATAA
- a CDS encoding VOC family protein: protein MDSSLKPGINHIEFWVSDLGQTMRFYNSFLPLIGWKQISDVSFSNGSMVIYFKEMRDLVKNRSLGVRHLCFQAVEKQQVDQVYQALTGQNTSFIRGPLAMPYSKDYYTIDFYDPDGQVTEVAHTP, encoded by the coding sequence ATGGATAGCAGTTTAAAACCAGGAATAAATCACATTGAATTCTGGGTATCGGATCTCGGCCAAACCATGAGATTCTACAATAGTTTCCTCCCTTTGATCGGCTGGAAACAGATTAGCGATGTCTCCTTTTCAAATGGAAGTATGGTCATCTATTTCAAAGAGATGAGAGATCTCGTAAAAAACAGGTCTCTTGGAGTCAGACACCTCTGTTTTCAAGCTGTCGAAAAACAGCAGGTTGATCAGGTATATCAGGCACTAACAGGTCAAAACACATCGTTCATTCGCGGCCCATTGGCAATGCCATATTCGAAAGATTACTACACAATTGACTTCTATGACCCGGATGGCCAGGTAACAGAGGTCGCGCACACGCCATAA